Proteins encoded by one window of Ovis canadensis isolate MfBH-ARS-UI-01 breed Bighorn chromosome 14, ARS-UI_OviCan_v2, whole genome shotgun sequence:
- the NAPSA gene encoding napsin-A isoform X1 produces MSLPLLLLLLLPPPFLTLEPAGASLIRIPLRRVNTGFKALNPLRGWEKLAEAPRLGAPSPGNKSLFVPLSNYLNAQYYGEIGLGTPPQNFSVVFDTGSSNLWVPSVRCRFFSLPCWLHHRFNPKASSSFRFNGTKFAVQYGTGRLAGILSEDKLTIGGITGATVTFGEALWEPSLVFTFAHFDGILGLGFPVLAVGGVRPPLDRLVDQGLLDKPVFSFYLNRNPEAADGGELVLGGSDPAHYIPPLTFVPVTIPAFWQIHMERVQVGTGLTLCARGCAAILDTGTSLITGPTEEIRALQKAIGAVPLLMGEYYIKCSKIPTLPSVSFLLGGVWFNLTAQDYVIQNTGGRILYYEAHEAPRLHCLSSKAPEAAEHHGRCSLSGVHALTWAGVATTRVGSDRSRPQRQVAVAGAVSETVKGFPTFVLRGGHTIPAQFISCSSSRPLGFRDPWVRHKGGA; encoded by the exons ATGtctctgccactgctgctgctgctgctgctgccgcctccATTCCTGACCCTGGAGCCCGCTGGGGCCTCGCTGATCCG GATCCCACTTCGAAGAGTCAACACTGGATTCAAGGCCCTGAACCCACTGAGGGGATGGGAGAAGCTAGCGGAGGCCCCCAGGTTGGGGGCTCCATCCCCTGGGAACAAGTCCCTCTTCGTGCCTCTCTCCAATTACCTGAAT GCCCAGTATTATGGGGAAATTGGGCTGGGGACCCCCCCACAAAACTTCTCTGTCGTCTTTGACACTGGCTCCTCCAACCTCTGGGTTCCCTCTGTGAGATGCCGCTTCTTCAGTCTACCCTGCT GGCTCCACCACCGCTTCAACCCCAAAGCCTCCAGCTCCTTCCGGTTCAATGGGACCAAGTTTGCCGTTCAATATGGAACCGGGCGCCTAGCAGGCATCCTGAGTGAGGATAAGCTGACT ATTGGGGGAATCACAGGTGCAACAGTGACTTTTGGGGAGGCTCtgtgggagcccagcctggtctTCACATTTGCCCACTTTGATGGGATACTGGGCCTTGGTTTTCCCGTTCTGGCCGTGGGAGGAGTTCGGCCCCCGCTGGACAGACTGGTGGACCAGGGCCTACTGGATAAGCctgtcttctccttctacctCAACAG GAACCCTGAGGCAGCTGACGGAGGAGAGCTggtcctgggtggctcagacccAGCACACTACATCCCACCCCTCACCTTTGTGCCAGTCACAATCCCTGCTTTTTGGCAGATCCACATGGAGCG TGTTCAGGTGGGCACAgggctgactctttgtgcccgGGGCTGTGCTGCCATTCTGGACACAGGCACGTCTCTCATCACAGGACCCACTGAGGAGATCCGGGCCCTGCAGAAAGCCATTGGGGCAGTCCCCCTGCTGATGGGGGAG TATTACATCAAGTGTTCGAAAATCCCAACGCTGCCCTCAGTCTCCTTCCTTCTTGGGGGGGTCTGGTTTAACCTCACGGCCCAGGACTACGTCATCCAG AACACCGGTGGAAGGATCTTGTACTACGAAGCCCATGAAGCCCCTCGCCTACACTGCCTCTCCTCAAAGGCACCCGAAGCCGCAGAGCATCACGGACGTTGTAGTCTGAGCGGTGTTCACGCTCTGACGTGGGCGGGCGTAGCCACAACACGCGTAGGAAGCGACAGGTCGCGACCGCAGCGACAGGTGGCAGTGGCGGGGGCGGTGTCTGAAACCGTAAAGGGTTTCCCAACCTTTGTTCTAAGGGGAGGGCATACCATTCCCGCACAGTTTATCTCCTGTTCCTCCTCTCGACCTTTGGGATTTCGGGACCCCTGGGTACGCCATAAAGGCGGGGCTTGA
- the NAPSA gene encoding napsin-A isoform X4, with amino-acid sequence MSLPLLLLLLLPPPFLTLEPAGASLIRIPLRRVNTGFKALNPLRGWEKLAEAPRLGAPSPGNKSLFVPLSNYLNAQYYGEIGLGTPPQNFSVVFDTGSSNLWVPSVRCRFFSLPCWLHHRFNPKASSSFRFNGTKFAVQYGTGRLAGILSEDKLTIGGITGATVTFGEALWEPSLVFTFAHFDGILGLGFPVLAVGGVRPPLDRLVDQGLLDKPVFSFYLNRNPEAADGGELVLGGSDPAHYIPPLTFVPVTIPAFWQIHMERVQVGTGLTLCARGCAAILDTGTSLITGPTEEIRALQKAIGAVPLLMGEYYIKCSKIPTLPSVSFLLGGVWFNLTAQDYVIQITRSGFSVCLSGFMALDVPPPSGPFWILGDVFLGSYVAVFDRGDRKSGAQVGLARARPRGTRQ; translated from the exons ATGtctctgccactgctgctgctgctgctgctgccgcctccATTCCTGACCCTGGAGCCCGCTGGGGCCTCGCTGATCCG GATCCCACTTCGAAGAGTCAACACTGGATTCAAGGCCCTGAACCCACTGAGGGGATGGGAGAAGCTAGCGGAGGCCCCCAGGTTGGGGGCTCCATCCCCTGGGAACAAGTCCCTCTTCGTGCCTCTCTCCAATTACCTGAAT GCCCAGTATTATGGGGAAATTGGGCTGGGGACCCCCCCACAAAACTTCTCTGTCGTCTTTGACACTGGCTCCTCCAACCTCTGGGTTCCCTCTGTGAGATGCCGCTTCTTCAGTCTACCCTGCT GGCTCCACCACCGCTTCAACCCCAAAGCCTCCAGCTCCTTCCGGTTCAATGGGACCAAGTTTGCCGTTCAATATGGAACCGGGCGCCTAGCAGGCATCCTGAGTGAGGATAAGCTGACT ATTGGGGGAATCACAGGTGCAACAGTGACTTTTGGGGAGGCTCtgtgggagcccagcctggtctTCACATTTGCCCACTTTGATGGGATACTGGGCCTTGGTTTTCCCGTTCTGGCCGTGGGAGGAGTTCGGCCCCCGCTGGACAGACTGGTGGACCAGGGCCTACTGGATAAGCctgtcttctccttctacctCAACAG GAACCCTGAGGCAGCTGACGGAGGAGAGCTggtcctgggtggctcagacccAGCACACTACATCCCACCCCTCACCTTTGTGCCAGTCACAATCCCTGCTTTTTGGCAGATCCACATGGAGCG TGTTCAGGTGGGCACAgggctgactctttgtgcccgGGGCTGTGCTGCCATTCTGGACACAGGCACGTCTCTCATCACAGGACCCACTGAGGAGATCCGGGCCCTGCAGAAAGCCATTGGGGCAGTCCCCCTGCTGATGGGGGAG TATTACATCAAGTGTTCGAAAATCCCAACGCTGCCCTCAGTCTCCTTCCTTCTTGGGGGGGTCTGGTTTAACCTCACGGCCCAGGACTACGTCATCCAG ATTACTCGGAGTGGCTTCAGTGTCTGTTTGTCCGGCTTCATGGCTCTGGACGTGCCTCCGCCCTCAGGGCCCTTCTGGATCCTCGGTGATGTCTTCTTGGGTAGCTATGTGGCCGTCTTCGACCGTGGCGACAGGAAAAGCGGCGCCCAAGTGGGGCTGGCCCGAGCTCGACCTCGCGGAACAAGACAGTAA
- the NAPSA gene encoding napsin-A isoform X2, protein MSLPLLLLLLLPPPFLTLEPAGASLIRIPLRRVNTGFKALNPLRGWEKLAEAPRLGAPSPGNKSLFVPLSNYLNAQYYGEIGLGTPPQNFSVVFDTGSSNLWVPSVRCRFFSLPCWLHHRFNPKASSSFRFNGTKFAVQYGTGRLAGILSEDKLTIGGITGATVTFGEALWEPSLVFTFAHFDGILGLGFPVLAVGGVRPPLDRLVDQGLLDKPVFSFYLNRNPEAADGGELVLGGSDPAHYIPPLTFVPVTIPAFWQIHMERVQVGTGLTLCARGCAAILDTGTSLITGPTEEIRALQKAIGAVPLLMGEYYIKCSKIPTLPSVSFLLGGVWFNLTAQDYVIQNTGGRILYYEAHEAPRLHCLSSKAPEAAEHHGRCSLSGVHALTWAGVATTRVGSDRSRPQRQAPPPAVAAPAAAAGPAPAPRLRSTTRRLGPPRGRGRTRC, encoded by the exons ATGtctctgccactgctgctgctgctgctgctgccgcctccATTCCTGACCCTGGAGCCCGCTGGGGCCTCGCTGATCCG GATCCCACTTCGAAGAGTCAACACTGGATTCAAGGCCCTGAACCCACTGAGGGGATGGGAGAAGCTAGCGGAGGCCCCCAGGTTGGGGGCTCCATCCCCTGGGAACAAGTCCCTCTTCGTGCCTCTCTCCAATTACCTGAAT GCCCAGTATTATGGGGAAATTGGGCTGGGGACCCCCCCACAAAACTTCTCTGTCGTCTTTGACACTGGCTCCTCCAACCTCTGGGTTCCCTCTGTGAGATGCCGCTTCTTCAGTCTACCCTGCT GGCTCCACCACCGCTTCAACCCCAAAGCCTCCAGCTCCTTCCGGTTCAATGGGACCAAGTTTGCCGTTCAATATGGAACCGGGCGCCTAGCAGGCATCCTGAGTGAGGATAAGCTGACT ATTGGGGGAATCACAGGTGCAACAGTGACTTTTGGGGAGGCTCtgtgggagcccagcctggtctTCACATTTGCCCACTTTGATGGGATACTGGGCCTTGGTTTTCCCGTTCTGGCCGTGGGAGGAGTTCGGCCCCCGCTGGACAGACTGGTGGACCAGGGCCTACTGGATAAGCctgtcttctccttctacctCAACAG GAACCCTGAGGCAGCTGACGGAGGAGAGCTggtcctgggtggctcagacccAGCACACTACATCCCACCCCTCACCTTTGTGCCAGTCACAATCCCTGCTTTTTGGCAGATCCACATGGAGCG TGTTCAGGTGGGCACAgggctgactctttgtgcccgGGGCTGTGCTGCCATTCTGGACACAGGCACGTCTCTCATCACAGGACCCACTGAGGAGATCCGGGCCCTGCAGAAAGCCATTGGGGCAGTCCCCCTGCTGATGGGGGAG TATTACATCAAGTGTTCGAAAATCCCAACGCTGCCCTCAGTCTCCTTCCTTCTTGGGGGGGTCTGGTTTAACCTCACGGCCCAGGACTACGTCATCCAG AACACCGGTGGAAGGATCTTGTACTACGAAGCCCATGAAGCCCCTCGCCTACACTGCCTCTCCTCAAAGGCACCCGAAGCCGCAGAGCATCACGGACGTTGTAGTCTGAGCGGTGTTCACGCTCTGACGTGGGCGGGCGTAGCCACAACACGCGTAGGAAGCGACAGGTCGCGACCGCAGCGACAG gCACCGCCTCCGGCCGTCGCAGCCCCAGCCGCAGCCgctggccccgcccctgccccgcgcCTGCGCTCTACTACCCGGCGGCTAGGCCCGCCCAGGGGGCGGGGCCGGACCCGCTGCTAG
- the NAPSA gene encoding napsin-A isoform X7: protein MGEASGGPQVGGSIPWEQVPLRASLQLPEWLHHRFNPKASSSFRFNGTKFAVQYGTGRLAGILSEDKLTIGGITGATVTFGEALWEPSLVFTFAHFDGILGLGFPVLAVGGVRPPLDRLVDQGLLDKPVFSFYLNRNPEAADGGELVLGGSDPAHYIPPLTFVPVTIPAFWQIHMERVQVGTGLTLCARGCAAILDTGTSLITGPTEEIRALQKAIGAVPLLMGEYYIKCSKIPTLPSVSFLLGGVWFNLTAQDYVIQNTGGRILYYEAHEAPRLHCLSSKAPEAAEHHGRCSLSGVHALTWAGVATTRVGSDRSRPQRQAPPPAVAAPAAAAGPAPAPRLRSTTRRLGPPRGRGRTRC, encoded by the exons ATGGGAGAAGCTAGCGGAGGCCCCCAGGTTGGGGGCTCCATCCCCTGGGAACAAGTCCCTCTTCGTGCCTCTCTCCAATTACCTGAAT GGCTCCACCACCGCTTCAACCCCAAAGCCTCCAGCTCCTTCCGGTTCAATGGGACCAAGTTTGCCGTTCAATATGGAACCGGGCGCCTAGCAGGCATCCTGAGTGAGGATAAGCTGACT ATTGGGGGAATCACAGGTGCAACAGTGACTTTTGGGGAGGCTCtgtgggagcccagcctggtctTCACATTTGCCCACTTTGATGGGATACTGGGCCTTGGTTTTCCCGTTCTGGCCGTGGGAGGAGTTCGGCCCCCGCTGGACAGACTGGTGGACCAGGGCCTACTGGATAAGCctgtcttctccttctacctCAACAG GAACCCTGAGGCAGCTGACGGAGGAGAGCTggtcctgggtggctcagacccAGCACACTACATCCCACCCCTCACCTTTGTGCCAGTCACAATCCCTGCTTTTTGGCAGATCCACATGGAGCG TGTTCAGGTGGGCACAgggctgactctttgtgcccgGGGCTGTGCTGCCATTCTGGACACAGGCACGTCTCTCATCACAGGACCCACTGAGGAGATCCGGGCCCTGCAGAAAGCCATTGGGGCAGTCCCCCTGCTGATGGGGGAG TATTACATCAAGTGTTCGAAAATCCCAACGCTGCCCTCAGTCTCCTTCCTTCTTGGGGGGGTCTGGTTTAACCTCACGGCCCAGGACTACGTCATCCAG AACACCGGTGGAAGGATCTTGTACTACGAAGCCCATGAAGCCCCTCGCCTACACTGCCTCTCCTCAAAGGCACCCGAAGCCGCAGAGCATCACGGACGTTGTAGTCTGAGCGGTGTTCACGCTCTGACGTGGGCGGGCGTAGCCACAACACGCGTAGGAAGCGACAGGTCGCGACCGCAGCGACAG gCACCGCCTCCGGCCGTCGCAGCCCCAGCCGCAGCCgctggccccgcccctgccccgcgcCTGCGCTCTACTACCCGGCGGCTAGGCCCGCCCAGGGGGCGGGGCCGGACCCGCTGCTAG
- the NAPSA gene encoding napsin-A isoform X5 translates to MSLPLLLLLLLPPPFLTLEPAGASLIRIPLRRVNTGFKALNPLRGWEKLAEAPRLGAPSPGNKSLFVPLSNYLNAQYYGEIGLGTPPQNFSVVFDTGSSNLWVPSVRCRFFSLPCWLHHRFNPKASSSFRFNGTKFAVQYGTGRLAGILSEDKLTIGGITGATVTFGEALWEPSLVFTFAHFDGILGLGFPVLAVGGVRPPLDRLVDQGLLDKPVFSFYLNRNPEAADGGELVLGGSDPAHYIPPLTFVPVTIPAFWQIHMERVQVGTGLTLCARGCAAILDTGTSLITGPTEEIRALQKAIGAVPLLMGEYYIKCSKIPTLPSVSFLLGGVWFNLTAQDYVIQREILGGGKKLVSGSLELRQKGIAPFLPEHRWKDLVLRSP, encoded by the exons ATGtctctgccactgctgctgctgctgctgctgccgcctccATTCCTGACCCTGGAGCCCGCTGGGGCCTCGCTGATCCG GATCCCACTTCGAAGAGTCAACACTGGATTCAAGGCCCTGAACCCACTGAGGGGATGGGAGAAGCTAGCGGAGGCCCCCAGGTTGGGGGCTCCATCCCCTGGGAACAAGTCCCTCTTCGTGCCTCTCTCCAATTACCTGAAT GCCCAGTATTATGGGGAAATTGGGCTGGGGACCCCCCCACAAAACTTCTCTGTCGTCTTTGACACTGGCTCCTCCAACCTCTGGGTTCCCTCTGTGAGATGCCGCTTCTTCAGTCTACCCTGCT GGCTCCACCACCGCTTCAACCCCAAAGCCTCCAGCTCCTTCCGGTTCAATGGGACCAAGTTTGCCGTTCAATATGGAACCGGGCGCCTAGCAGGCATCCTGAGTGAGGATAAGCTGACT ATTGGGGGAATCACAGGTGCAACAGTGACTTTTGGGGAGGCTCtgtgggagcccagcctggtctTCACATTTGCCCACTTTGATGGGATACTGGGCCTTGGTTTTCCCGTTCTGGCCGTGGGAGGAGTTCGGCCCCCGCTGGACAGACTGGTGGACCAGGGCCTACTGGATAAGCctgtcttctccttctacctCAACAG GAACCCTGAGGCAGCTGACGGAGGAGAGCTggtcctgggtggctcagacccAGCACACTACATCCCACCCCTCACCTTTGTGCCAGTCACAATCCCTGCTTTTTGGCAGATCCACATGGAGCG TGTTCAGGTGGGCACAgggctgactctttgtgcccgGGGCTGTGCTGCCATTCTGGACACAGGCACGTCTCTCATCACAGGACCCACTGAGGAGATCCGGGCCCTGCAGAAAGCCATTGGGGCAGTCCCCCTGCTGATGGGGGAG TATTACATCAAGTGTTCGAAAATCCCAACGCTGCCCTCAGTCTCCTTCCTTCTTGGGGGGGTCTGGTTTAACCTCACGGCCCAGGACTACGTCATCCAG agggAGATTTTAGGGGGAGGAAAAAAGTTAGTGTCCGGCTCTCTGGAGTTGAGACAGAAAGGCATTGCTCCTTTTCTCCCAGAACACCGGTGGAAGGATCTTGTACTACGAAGCCCATGA
- the NAPSA gene encoding napsin-A isoform X6 yields the protein MGEASGGPQVGGSIPWEQVPLRASLQLPEWLHHRFNPKASSSFRFNGTKFAVQYGTGRLAGILSEDKLTIGGITGATVTFGEALWEPSLVFTFAHFDGILGLGFPVLAVGGVRPPLDRLVDQGLLDKPVFSFYLNRNPEAADGGELVLGGSDPAHYIPPLTFVPVTIPAFWQIHMERVQVGTGLTLCARGCAAILDTGTSLITGPTEEIRALQKAIGAVPLLMGEYYIKCSKIPTLPSVSFLLGGVWFNLTAQDYVIQNTGGRILYYEAHEAPRLHCLSSKAPEAAEHHGRCSLSGVHALTWAGVATTRVGSDRSRPQRQVAVAGAVSETVKGFPTFVLRGGHTIPAQFISCSSSRPLGFRDPWVRHKGGA from the exons ATGGGAGAAGCTAGCGGAGGCCCCCAGGTTGGGGGCTCCATCCCCTGGGAACAAGTCCCTCTTCGTGCCTCTCTCCAATTACCTGAAT GGCTCCACCACCGCTTCAACCCCAAAGCCTCCAGCTCCTTCCGGTTCAATGGGACCAAGTTTGCCGTTCAATATGGAACCGGGCGCCTAGCAGGCATCCTGAGTGAGGATAAGCTGACT ATTGGGGGAATCACAGGTGCAACAGTGACTTTTGGGGAGGCTCtgtgggagcccagcctggtctTCACATTTGCCCACTTTGATGGGATACTGGGCCTTGGTTTTCCCGTTCTGGCCGTGGGAGGAGTTCGGCCCCCGCTGGACAGACTGGTGGACCAGGGCCTACTGGATAAGCctgtcttctccttctacctCAACAG GAACCCTGAGGCAGCTGACGGAGGAGAGCTggtcctgggtggctcagacccAGCACACTACATCCCACCCCTCACCTTTGTGCCAGTCACAATCCCTGCTTTTTGGCAGATCCACATGGAGCG TGTTCAGGTGGGCACAgggctgactctttgtgcccgGGGCTGTGCTGCCATTCTGGACACAGGCACGTCTCTCATCACAGGACCCACTGAGGAGATCCGGGCCCTGCAGAAAGCCATTGGGGCAGTCCCCCTGCTGATGGGGGAG TATTACATCAAGTGTTCGAAAATCCCAACGCTGCCCTCAGTCTCCTTCCTTCTTGGGGGGGTCTGGTTTAACCTCACGGCCCAGGACTACGTCATCCAG AACACCGGTGGAAGGATCTTGTACTACGAAGCCCATGAAGCCCCTCGCCTACACTGCCTCTCCTCAAAGGCACCCGAAGCCGCAGAGCATCACGGACGTTGTAGTCTGAGCGGTGTTCACGCTCTGACGTGGGCGGGCGTAGCCACAACACGCGTAGGAAGCGACAGGTCGCGACCGCAGCGACAGGTGGCAGTGGCGGGGGCGGTGTCTGAAACCGTAAAGGGTTTCCCAACCTTTGTTCTAAGGGGAGGGCATACCATTCCCGCACAGTTTATCTCCTGTTCCTCCTCTCGACCTTTGGGATTTCGGGACCCCTGGGTACGCCATAAAGGCGGGGCTTGA
- the NAPSA gene encoding napsin-A isoform X3: MSLPLLLLLLLPPPFLTLEPAGASLIRIPLRRVNTGFKALNPLRGWEKLAEAPRLGAPSPGNKSLFVPLSNYLNAQYYGEIGLGTPPQNFSVVFDTGSSNLWVPSVRCRFFSLPCWLHHRFNPKASSSFRFNGTKFAVQYGTGRLAGILSEDKLTIGGITGATVTFGEALWEPSLVFTFAHFDGILGLGFPVLAVGGVRPPLDRLVDQGLLDKPVFSFYLNRNPEAADGGELVLGGSDPAHYIPPLTFVPVTIPAFWQIHMERVQVGTGLTLCARGCAAILDTGTSLITGPTEEIRALQKAIGAVPLLMGEYYIKCSKIPTLPSVSFLLGGVWFNLTAQDYVIQNTGGRILYYEAHEAPRLHCLSSKAPEAAEHHGRCSLSGVHALTWAGVATTRVGSDRHRLRPSQPQPQPLAPPLPRACALLPGG; encoded by the exons ATGtctctgccactgctgctgctgctgctgctgccgcctccATTCCTGACCCTGGAGCCCGCTGGGGCCTCGCTGATCCG GATCCCACTTCGAAGAGTCAACACTGGATTCAAGGCCCTGAACCCACTGAGGGGATGGGAGAAGCTAGCGGAGGCCCCCAGGTTGGGGGCTCCATCCCCTGGGAACAAGTCCCTCTTCGTGCCTCTCTCCAATTACCTGAAT GCCCAGTATTATGGGGAAATTGGGCTGGGGACCCCCCCACAAAACTTCTCTGTCGTCTTTGACACTGGCTCCTCCAACCTCTGGGTTCCCTCTGTGAGATGCCGCTTCTTCAGTCTACCCTGCT GGCTCCACCACCGCTTCAACCCCAAAGCCTCCAGCTCCTTCCGGTTCAATGGGACCAAGTTTGCCGTTCAATATGGAACCGGGCGCCTAGCAGGCATCCTGAGTGAGGATAAGCTGACT ATTGGGGGAATCACAGGTGCAACAGTGACTTTTGGGGAGGCTCtgtgggagcccagcctggtctTCACATTTGCCCACTTTGATGGGATACTGGGCCTTGGTTTTCCCGTTCTGGCCGTGGGAGGAGTTCGGCCCCCGCTGGACAGACTGGTGGACCAGGGCCTACTGGATAAGCctgtcttctccttctacctCAACAG GAACCCTGAGGCAGCTGACGGAGGAGAGCTggtcctgggtggctcagacccAGCACACTACATCCCACCCCTCACCTTTGTGCCAGTCACAATCCCTGCTTTTTGGCAGATCCACATGGAGCG TGTTCAGGTGGGCACAgggctgactctttgtgcccgGGGCTGTGCTGCCATTCTGGACACAGGCACGTCTCTCATCACAGGACCCACTGAGGAGATCCGGGCCCTGCAGAAAGCCATTGGGGCAGTCCCCCTGCTGATGGGGGAG TATTACATCAAGTGTTCGAAAATCCCAACGCTGCCCTCAGTCTCCTTCCTTCTTGGGGGGGTCTGGTTTAACCTCACGGCCCAGGACTACGTCATCCAG AACACCGGTGGAAGGATCTTGTACTACGAAGCCCATGAAGCCCCTCGCCTACACTGCCTCTCCTCAAAGGCACCCGAAGCCGCAGAGCATCACGGACGTTGTAGTCTGAGCGGTGTTCACGCTCTGACGTGGGCGGGCGTAGCCACAACACGCGTAGGAAGCGACAG gCACCGCCTCCGGCCGTCGCAGCCCCAGCCGCAGCCgctggccccgcccctgccccgcgcCTGCGCTCTACTACCCGGCGGCTAG
- the NAPSA gene encoding napsin-A isoform X8 — protein sequence MGEASGGPQVGGSIPWEQVPLRASLQLPEWLHHRFNPKASSSFRFNGTKFAVQYGTGRLAGILSEDKLTIGGITGATVTFGEALWEPSLVFTFAHFDGILGLGFPVLAVGGVRPPLDRLVDQGLLDKPVFSFYLNRNPEAADGGELVLGGSDPAHYIPPLTFVPVTIPAFWQIHMERVQVGTGLTLCARGCAAILDTGTSLITGPTEEIRALQKAIGAVPLLMGEYYIKCSKIPTLPSVSFLLGGVWFNLTAQDYVIQNTGGRILYYEAHEAPRLHCLSSKAPEAAEHHGRCSLSGVHALTWAGVATTRVGSDRHRLRPSQPQPQPLAPPLPRACALLPGG from the exons ATGGGAGAAGCTAGCGGAGGCCCCCAGGTTGGGGGCTCCATCCCCTGGGAACAAGTCCCTCTTCGTGCCTCTCTCCAATTACCTGAAT GGCTCCACCACCGCTTCAACCCCAAAGCCTCCAGCTCCTTCCGGTTCAATGGGACCAAGTTTGCCGTTCAATATGGAACCGGGCGCCTAGCAGGCATCCTGAGTGAGGATAAGCTGACT ATTGGGGGAATCACAGGTGCAACAGTGACTTTTGGGGAGGCTCtgtgggagcccagcctggtctTCACATTTGCCCACTTTGATGGGATACTGGGCCTTGGTTTTCCCGTTCTGGCCGTGGGAGGAGTTCGGCCCCCGCTGGACAGACTGGTGGACCAGGGCCTACTGGATAAGCctgtcttctccttctacctCAACAG GAACCCTGAGGCAGCTGACGGAGGAGAGCTggtcctgggtggctcagacccAGCACACTACATCCCACCCCTCACCTTTGTGCCAGTCACAATCCCTGCTTTTTGGCAGATCCACATGGAGCG TGTTCAGGTGGGCACAgggctgactctttgtgcccgGGGCTGTGCTGCCATTCTGGACACAGGCACGTCTCTCATCACAGGACCCACTGAGGAGATCCGGGCCCTGCAGAAAGCCATTGGGGCAGTCCCCCTGCTGATGGGGGAG TATTACATCAAGTGTTCGAAAATCCCAACGCTGCCCTCAGTCTCCTTCCTTCTTGGGGGGGTCTGGTTTAACCTCACGGCCCAGGACTACGTCATCCAG AACACCGGTGGAAGGATCTTGTACTACGAAGCCCATGAAGCCCCTCGCCTACACTGCCTCTCCTCAAAGGCACCCGAAGCCGCAGAGCATCACGGACGTTGTAGTCTGAGCGGTGTTCACGCTCTGACGTGGGCGGGCGTAGCCACAACACGCGTAGGAAGCGACAG gCACCGCCTCCGGCCGTCGCAGCCCCAGCCGCAGCCgctggccccgcccctgccccgcgcCTGCGCTCTACTACCCGGCGGCTAG